The window AATCCTCCTTTTATTTCTCTGTTTAGGATTTGTCTATATTCGAATCTGATCCAAATCTTCCAAAGGAGATTGTTTTAATGAACGGAAAAGAAGGGAAAAGACTTGGCTTCTCCATAGTTGGTGGTGCTAATTCGGAAACCAACATGGGTATTTTCATTAAAACAATATTACCAGATGGCCTTGCAGCAGTTGATGGTAGATTAAAAATAGGTAGGCttgttttttaaagcattttaaatgaaatgagaAACGAGATGCTTTGTTATTTTAAACTATACATGTTTCATATGCTTTCCTAGTCTTTGCTGATAACGTTTTGCGTATGCAATTCTCTTTTAAGGTGATGAAATTTTGAAGGTGAACAACGTTTCGTTATCTGGAGTTACACATGAAGATGCTGTGTACATGTTTAAGGTATGTCGAAGAGAAGAGGGTAACGTGAATTCAGAGGATAGAAGTGTACAATATGATTTTTTAAGGATACTTTGCTGAATTACATCTCTTAAGTGGGAACAGGTGTCATCTGAATATGGGTTAGCCTTTTATGTAATGAGTAAAATGGCGAAGCATTATGTTTTTCGTGTTAATTTCTATTTTGATTTATAATTTCAGTCTCTAAAGAAAGGTCCGGTCAGATTTTTGGTTAAAAGCGGTCGAAAAGTAAAAAGAAGATTGAGTTGGCGAAAAAGTCCTAATGTTCACGAAATTCATTTAACGAAAGGTATGAAGCACTTTTAGTTATAGGTGTCTTCAGCTAACTATTACTCTTATTGGTGTTTTCACTGTATTTTTTGTATCTAGTGGCTGGTAAGGGACTGGGAATTGGTGTGGTGTCGTCAGGAAGTGTGGAGAAAAAAACCTATGGTATTTTTGTGAAATATATTGCAAAAGGATCACTAGCTTCAAAGCTAGGAAACCTACAGTAAGGAAATTGTTGTCTTGTTGTTTGCTTTTATCGGCgagaatgtttttaattttagcatGATTCGAGCTGATGAATTCTTCAGCTTCCGTAAGCCCCCTTTTACAAATCTATGTGACGAATCCAAGCACAATTCCATTTAAATGACTGACCGAACCGAATGTGAGAGAACACTGCACAAGAGAATCCGTGTTTTTTAAGTGCAAAATAATCTCTCCATAGGCCGATTTTGTTGTATTCTGTGGTAGGAATGCCTGAAAAggtttttttgaaatatgtgataaaagagaagaGTAGCTCAAAATAAAATTCACAATATATTCTTTCCAGGCTTGTAAGATTAAAATGTTGATCCTTTTATGTAcattaaattttgttatttctctttttgtgttcgctgttaaatatttttttaaatcataaaaCTATAAGTGGCAGGTGGTTTTAAGTAtgataaaacaacattttttttctatgaaTGAGTTTAACATCTTTATAGCcataatgaattttaaaaatcaaggaagattttttacaaatttgaatTTTACACTAAACGGCTTTATTTTCTGTAGAAAGTGAGATTctaataatgatttttttcgttCTTGTTCAGGCTTAAAGATCAAATACTTTCGATAAATGGTCATTCATTGCAGCACGCTTCCTTGGAGGATGCTTACAAGATCTTACGTGCTCTAAAACCTGGCACCGTAACGATGGTCATAAAAAGAGGAACGAAGAAGGAGGAGCGGAATGATAACGAAAGGGAAAAAAGAAATCGAACATTGAGTGTTGATAAGTCTCAAAGTGAGGTCGAGAAAAGTCCAAAGATAGAGACGGTAAAGAAGTCATCGCTAGCAGCTTTGATGTCACCAGCAATGCCGGTTCAcggtaatttttgttgttgttgttgttgttgttgttgtttttacctAGAAGGATCTCTCCTTCTATCCTCCTAGTTTCCACTTTTTATGGAATGAAAACTAACCACTATTTAGTGCTCTGAACGctggaaaaaaatgattttatcttTAGGAGTAGCACGAACAGACAGCCTGCAATCAGCAATATCTCTGTGTGAATCTGAAGATTCGGATGACGTAAGATTTTatggttttaaaacaaagacTTAATTTTCTCGAACCTTCTATACCTACAGTCTTCTAATTACTTATAGTTATatcatttatattttataataattttcacAAGAACAGCGAGTTGTTTTTCCCAGTTTTCACACATCAAATAACCTCATGTGAATAATATCACGAATGTAGATAATGCTTTCAAAGTTATATCTTTGATATGTTTAATCTAGGATGTCAATTCAATGTCGTctcttacaagttttacctcaGACCTCGTCGACTCCCCAATAGTTAAAACcgaagaaaagaagaagaaaaagaaacaaaaggaTGGCTGGTTTAATGCTAAAGATCCAAACGACTCTCCGAGTTTACTCGATGACCCAGAAAATATGGTAGTAAGTTTTAATGGCACATCGGGTTTATTACGAGACAAAACTGATGGGATTAAGAAAGATGGGCATATACTGGATCACGTTATAGTTGTGAGAGATTCAACAGGTAttattaaaaacgttttttattgattttttgcctTACTTTCAAAACATAAAGTTCTTGTCCGCTCAGTTTTATTTGGAAATGAGCTATAGATACATTGCCTTATTTTGTAACAAATACTAAGGCGTTTCGACATTAGGTTCTCTTGGTTTGaatatcaaaataaagaaaagtgtTATACCCGGAAATCACGACGGAGTGTTCGCGAAATCTGTCATCCCAGGAGGAGCGGCTGACAAAGCAATTGGTAGTGATTGCGGTGGAATAAAAGATGGCGACCAAATCGTGCAGGTAAACGATAAACGAATGGAAGAACTCTCGTACAACATGGTGatagttttgtttaaaaatattccgAAGAAAAGTGTATTTGTTTTAAAGAGGAAAGACCAAATTTGCAATGATGAAGAAAATGAGAAAGTGGAGTTTACACAAGGTATATATTTGCaagcagttaaaaaaataatgttgtgaATATTTtagaaagttgtttaaaacatGTTAAAATGTTACACCTGTAGTCAAAGCAACGAgcgtgtttatttttgtttttagataaaCGTGAAAGAACACGAAAGTCTTCGTTCGAAATGACTAATGTGCCGAATTTGATAGAAGATCAGACAGTCTGTAAAACACCTTTAATCGAAAGAAACAGTGTGTTATCAGGGTCGTTTAGAGGAGAATATAAAACACAAAATGAAAAACACATCAGTAAAACAACAAACGCTGCGCCAGTTACAAGAACTCCCCCGTCATCAAAACTGGTCTCCACAGTGCACTCAGAGTCCCCAACGTCAACGATGCTACAGATCAATAACACTGAACTGAGCAAAATTTCATCTTTTAAATTTACTGGAAAGGAAGGTGGCATTGGTGTGCCTCTACCAGAATCATCTGATATTCCAGAAGGAATGAATGTCCATTTAATCGAAATACCAAAAGACGAGAAATCGACCCTTGGTGTGAGTTTGGTGGGTGCCACTGGTTGCTGCGTTGGATATTTTCAGGTCAGTTCAGAAAATCAATTCGTAAAATCTCTAGAATTTTTACGATAAGCATGAACAAGCTCACAGCAGGGAATTACATGAAATATTGTTCCCGTTCTATGTGTACATCGCATCTTAAAACCTTTAAATTAGGTActtcgtttttttatttattttcttttcccAGTATCAGTTGAGAAAAGTTGCGGTGAAACAAAGAGAACAATAGTAGTAATAGATTATTTTTGGATTGATAATTTGGACACGaggaagaaaaatttaaaactatatATATTTAGAGGTCTAACAATGAAAGTTGAACATCTTTCTCTTTTTCATTACTTCATTTTactttgtctttgttttttcaatAGGTGCGACGTGTCTTACCTGGAAGCATAGCAGAGGGGAGTGGTCTCATTTCCCCTGGTGATTGCATATACTCTTTAAATGGAATTATTATGAGCAACATGACCCATCCTCAAGCTTTACAAGCTTTAAAACATTGTGGAAAACTTGCGAAGTTGGTTATATTTcgtaaaaaaacaacagaaaatgaACTTCAGCGCACGCCTCACAACAGGCATGTTAGTAGTAATGTCAAAACTAGCCCttcaaaacaaaatggtatACCTGGCTGTATAGCAAACGAAGCTGTCACACCTGTTCGTCCGCCCTACCGTCGGAGAATAACTGCCGACTCGACTATATCCAATGGATCCATACCTTTACTAAAAGATGATGATGGCGAAAGCGATGTCGTGAAAAGAGATGATGACGGATTTTCTGACGTCAAGAATCCTTTGCTATCTGATGTTAAATTGTCACGTAagacaaacaataaaaattctCAAGTGACCATACCAACGTTTGACGACGATAACGATTCTGTGATATCTGCCAACCCGTCTAATAACGTATCGAAAAATCTTCCGAAATGTGTTGCCGTAAACAAACGCTCCTCCTTGGGTGCTTTTATGATCGAATACGACAAAGTGTACAAGGGCTTGGGAATCGATGTGATGCTAGACGAAGTTGGAGAGTGTTATATAACTGGTGTGATGAGTAACGGTCTTGTAGGTGCAGACAATAGAATTAGGTATGTTTTTTCGCCACGTGACTCGTCGTTACTAATAATTTTCCCTTTATAAGAATGTCAGACTGAGATTTCAGGCTATAAACAGTAAGTCCATTGTTTAGAACAATGAAGAACTAAGAATAGAATAATGACCAGCAAAGCGTGTATTCCTTCCGAAGTTAGTAGTAATCGATGTTTGGAGAATAATCCATCTTCGCGGAGATTAGTTGTCTTAGCTTAAATGAAGTACCGCAAAAGTGTCAAAAAATTACGGTcaacgaaaatctttaaaagttTGCAGATAGGTTCAAGTGGGTTTGCTGTGAAATTAATTCATTTCTCAAACTGTTTTCATGTTTACTTTTAGAACTGGCGACATCTTGGTTGCTGTTAACAACGAACTTATGAGCGGGAAACCAATTTCTTATGTAAAAGGCGTCTTACGTAACATCGCACGTGGAAAGGTACAGATTATCGCGAAAACTTCACAGAACGATAATGATTCACCTCGACTGAACAGCAGGAGAGATTCCGTCATAACGAACCAAGAAAACGAAAGCGTGGTCAGTTCTTCTACGAACCCATATTCAGTTTTCTCTCTGCCTCTACCGAGAGACAAGAAAACGAAAGTGCTGACCTCTTCACGACCATCTTCAGCTGAGATACCACCACCTCCTTCCTTCGATCACCAACACATCCAAAGTAATTTAATGTCACTTCAAGCCAATCATTCGTACGATTTACTAGACTCGCGCGATGACGTTAGTGATGTCGCATCGCTACCACCAGCTCCACCGAGACCAGCAATACCACGTGATGTTATTTGCAGAAACGTGCTGCATGACGACGCTGAAAACGACAACGATAGTGATTTAGAGAGCATGTTTAGTTGTATACCTGCCGCCCCGCCACCCGTTACAAACTTTGAGATGGCGCAAAACACGCCACGGAGGACTACAAGCCAGCCTAACGCTGACATGTTACAACCAACTAAACTCGCACAAATTAAAAGTGCCATGGCTTGTTCAGAAAGTTCGGATGAAGAAGAACCTGATTTTGACGAtggaaaaagtgatttttacataCCTCCGCCTCCACGCCCAGTGTTAAACCGTCGTGAAACAAGTTCTTCTGACGATAAGAATTTTACTGACGGTCATGATAATTCTAGTTATACTCATGAAATTCCTGAGAAATTGGAAAGTGTAAGGAAAAGGGCTTATAATTCGCCAAAAATCGAGTCTAGAAAATCTGATGaatttaaaagtgttaaaaagAACGAGCCTCTTGTTACAGTCGATGCTGAGTCAGCACCTGAAGTGAATTCCCAACATGACATGGACTTTAATCCGTACGATGTAATGGAGAATTTGCGAACTGACAAACCaaatgataaaagtaaagatGAAAGAGCACCTCTTGAAAGGAAAGAAAATATTCCGCCTGAAGAATTAAGCGCAAGTAGCAGTTTGACTATTACTGACGACGAGAAAACCGAAATCTACTATCCTAAGAATTCTTTATATcatcaaagaaaaaagaaatctcTATTTGCAAAGTTAAAATCAAAGCTGCTTTTACCCAGCAGAAACGAAGAAAAACAATACGACAACCCAAAGCAAGACAAAACTAAAACCAAATCAAGACCTCTGAGTGCATTGGATCTGAATGATAATATCTCGAGAAGCCGAATGAAAATGTCGGTGAGCCAACCCGATCTTACGGCTATTTATACACCAATGGATGATAATAAGCCTTCTATGAGGAAAGCAGACTCTATGGATGACGGTACGTTCCGCGGATTCTTTCATGAGGAGAATAGGAAGGAAGAGACGAATCTGCTGTCACCCGGTGCGTTGAAAGTAAAAAGTTCTTCACTGCCTAGGATTTTGTCTTTCCGACGGCCGGTAAAGTCAAAAGAGCGCAAACGTGCGGCCGTGACGACTCGTAATGTTTCTCCTCCTCGCACTCCACCCCCTCCCCCACCGTGTAGTTTAGAATCAGAACTACCGCAGTTTAATATTCACACACCACTTTCTTCGTGTGGAATGATAGAAACGCGAAAAAGCGACGAACCATCCCCGTACGAACATATTGACCAGTTTATGTTTCCTGAGCAACAAGCATCACTATCTGAAACATCCTCTGGAATCGGTAGCTACGCGGCAGAAGGACCGACTGCTGTGCGAACTCCAGATGGTAGCCGAGAGAACTTAGAGGATTCGTTTGACTCCATTGATGTTGTTGGCCGAGGGATGTCATGTCCACAAAAAAAGCCACCGCCTCCACCAAAACCTATCAATTTAATGAAAGGAAAAAGCCAATCACTCGGAAACCTCGTTCTTCCACCAGAAACGCCTGTAAGACCAACACTTAAAAAGCGTGGCTCATCTTTACTGGCCCTAAATTTTCCCCCTCCGCCTCCTACTGAAGATGATGAAAGCAGTGTTGAAAAAGACTCGCCTGCCTCTCAACACAGCGACTTTAATCTTTCGCCCGAAGAAAGTCCTCGATCTAAAATGGAATTGTCGGAGAAAGATAAATCTGATCCTAAACTCCAGCCTTTCTTTATGACTAATCAAGTTGATGAACTTCTCCGTTCTCTACCCACACGTGATTCCGAGTATGATGCCACTGAAGCTGATTGCAACTATGCTGATGACGACGGCTGGGGAAGTGAGTTTTCTGTAAGCGTATATGATGGTCAAAGTAGATTAAACTCCACTGATAGTTACTATCTTCAGCAATCACCAATAAGGGGAACAGATTTATTTTTAGCCGGCAAACCACCTCTTAAAAGTCAAACTCTGCCGTTGGAACCAACTAAAAGGAATAAACGAAAATACAATGtagaaaaagaacaagaactGAAATCACCATTACCCATTCCAAAGTCAAAAGTTAAGGAGCTTAGACATTTCTTCAACAAGAAAACTACTTACGACTTAAAAACAGATGGCGATGATGCTGCACTCACAAAAAAGGAGAAACGGAAGCTAATTAAATCCACTCCTCCGGGGACGTTTGCAGAAGGATTGCTTGATATATCGGAGCCAGTATTAGTAAAGAGAACGACTTTTTCGGAAATGTTCTCCAAAGAAGAACTACAAGCTTACGGCTTCCCCAAAGATTCGCGTTCGCACGAGGATATTGTACGAAATGCCATCGAGCGAAATAATAACTATGAGAAAATAAAACAGTATAGTGCAAGCGAAACTAATCTGAACTCTCTGTATGACGAGAACGATTTGTACGAAAATCCTGCACTGATTCTTTCTCCGCGTGACGCCGGCCCTTGTTCTCCGCGTGACGCCGGCCCTTGTTCTCCACGCGCCGCTAACTATAGCGTTGTGTCACCACACGCCGCTGTCGTTAACAGTGTTTACACAGAACCTCTGAATGACAACACTTTAAATGAGAGAACACCCGTACAACCTGCTGGTAAGAAAAATCCGGTACCGAAACCACCCCGCAGGGGAAGCTGGGATACAAATAAGCTTCTGTATGATACGGCTGAGAGTTACGCTAATCTTGAGCAGATAAAGTCACGTGGCAGCTTTGACGTAATCGCGAGAGCTGAACACCTTGATGAAAACCTTATGAACCACGAATACGCTTCGAATGTTGATACAACTCTGGCTGGCGACGATTACGACGTATGCGCATAtaagaatttgaaaaattatcaaaaactcATGGAAAATGTTGAAGAAGACTGGGAGGAATTCAGGCCGGTACCTGAGATTCCGTATGAGGAAAATTTTTTGAACAATAACACAAGTTTATCACAAGACGAACTTGATCAACTCTACGCGAAAATAgactttactaaaaaaataggTTACAATCCAACTGATGGCGACACGCCCAGTCATGTGACAGATGGATATTCAAGTGACTGCACTGTGTATACAATACCTGAGAAAAATAATTCCCCAGAGACGAAAGAAGTAAGATTTGAAGATGCGTTTTCTCAACAGATTGATGCTGTGGACGGACACGAGAAGAAGATGAAAGATAAAGTAAAATATTTCAAAGAAGGAGTTTTTAGAGTCGAGGTTTGTTAATTTGTTGCGTTTTTTAGAATTGTTCTTGTTACTTCGTTCATAACTGCGGTTTTACATCATTTGAAGATACAACGTAAACTTCAAAATATATACCACTTAGTATGAGGTGATCCTTGCGCTATTCCTCTGCCCCTCCTCCTCCCCTTCTCAGCCAAATCCTTAGGGTTATCGCCCATGCTATAAAAGGTATGTTCATCTTTCACAGGAAAATGTAGCTTTGTTagttttaatcatttttatCGCATTTAAAAGAATCTCTTCTTTACTAATTTCTTAATATATTGCTGTTTTAGTAAGGTGAGCTTTTAGTTTCCAGGTTGACAGACGTACATTGCAGTATTTACTTTTTTAGATTCCGAAAATTGTAAAATGTCGAAAATTGACGTTTTAGGCCCAGGAGGATACGGTTAACGAATTTGTGTATGCTTATAGATGTAGATTTTAAACGGATTAATAGTTCATAAGAAGTTATTGTAGCGACTCATCTCGCATTCCTGGATATTTTCATTTCCTTTCCCAAGTATGTACACCCTGGAAGTCCTGAACGTCTGACATTAGCAAACCAGACTTTCTACgaattaacctttttttattcagcttttAAAAGAACCTGGTAAAACACTTGGCATTGTTATAACGGGCGGTTCGGACACGCCTATCAAAAAAGTACTAGTGAAAAATGTTTTAGGCGGTTCAGTTGCCAGCACGTGTGAGATTCCTCTCAAAGAAGGGGATGAGGTGATTGAAGTAAACAAAACCACTATTATTggtatgcaatttttttttattcgtttGCTTGTTCGTTTAGTTACTGTTATTTGGTTATTCGCctttatttttaaatccttGATAAATATTCGCCACTTGCCTAGCACCTAACCAATGTCGCAATTTCAATAAAGTTTGAGGCAGAAAGATATGAAAAAGAAGGAGTGAAGTGTTACTGTTAATTTCAACACTTTAACGTGTACTTTATCGTAGGTTGTTGTCACTCAGAGGCTTTGAACAGACTGAAACAATCTCCTCCACTTGTTCAATTATCCCTCCGTCGTAGAGCTCACGGgaataaaaaattgctaaaGCAACTTGAGGACAATGAGAAACTTGCTCCAAAGAAATTAGACACTGAATCTTATTTGTCGAACGTGGCAAAACTGAGTCACGTggtacaaataaacaaaatgaacgaCCATAGCTCATCTGGTCATAACGAGAAGAAACTTTCCGTTGAATCATTTGAACCGAGCGAGAGCAAGGATTCGAAACAAGGAAACATTATAAACAGAAGGTTAAGTCACGTTCTACAAACTCCCCCACTATTTACGAAGACCAATTCGAAAAGTATTAAACAGCGTTCGGCTTCTGCATGCTCGTTAAACACAAACGTATCGGTTTTGAGGGGGAACGGTTCAATAACGAGTTCTACAAATCGCAgtgatttttctaaattcgAAATTGATCTCAATAAACAGAATGGTAGAGGACTGGGGATAGCTGTCTATGGTGGACCCAAACATGTTATTGTTGATGGAATTAAAGTAAGTTgttaatttatgtgttttttgacAATAAGCCGTTTTGAGTAAGCTGTGTAAAATCAAATAACGATGGCTGAATACGTGTAATTTTTGAGTATTGGTCCGTAAAATATCGGGTTTCGCCCGTCGCATATATTACGGGCGTACGTCTGTTATGCATATTTCTTGCATCACTAAGTCATGCATCATTAGCACAATAAGGGGTGGGAGTGGAGGGGATAAGGCTGTGCGCAATTTTTTTGAGCACATGTCTTAGAACATTTGCAGCCTGAAAATTAAGAACCcttcaaaactttttttccaCTTCTGTAATCTTATGAAATATAAAACATGACTTTTGCTTGAGAATgcagaaagatttttttggtTTCCCATTGAAATAATTTCACGTTATGTGGATAAATATTGCTGCAAATGTTATGGAAAAAATGTTTGgggttttcttaaaaataaaactgaacaaaagatGTAACAAAATAGTCTTTCTAGGGCTCTcaatataagaaagtaaaatGATTCACCTAGAgctacatatattttttttgcacattttaacTTTTGCAGTCTTTATTTTATGCCTCTCAAGTCCTTGAGAAACTGTAGAACTTGAGAAACAAAATGTTATCAATTCTTTTTTCGCGAAATTtgagaaatttaattttctgtGAGTATCAGGACTTGCtcattttgcaaaaattagttctcgcgaaaattaagtcccttaaaaaaattagcgaAAATTTCAAGTCCTCGAAAACCAGTAGAGACCTTCAtagacaacttttcaagctcttttaaaTAGCTTAACTTGTTTCTTAAAaggttttaattgttttttaagttgCTAAATTCAAAGTAACAGCAACAGATCAGACATCGTCATCATTTTCTTTCATCGTAATTTCAGGTGAAACGATTAGTTCCTGGTAGCGTGGCAAGTATTGATGGTAGACTGATGAC is drawn from Hydractinia symbiolongicarpus strain clone_291-10 chromosome 8, HSymV2.1, whole genome shotgun sequence and contains these coding sequences:
- the LOC130654151 gene encoding uncharacterized protein LOC130654151 isoform X2 — translated: MFRWVRNKYSMKSFDLNNNYDEEISKDFMSTIFQSSIKKEAEKKLDTMEVEINQRVRKFHLLKEKGHGLGIQISDGNEGKKGIFVSHLLDGGAATRDGRINVGDEILFINGYSLIGVSHQDAVHLLRAAKNPIQIVVSQDTTNNNNNDDEAPKQKLKDFNDNDLSIFESDPNLPKEIVLMNGKEGKRLGFSIVGGANSETNMGIFIKTILPDGLAAVDGRLKIGDEILKVNNVSLSGVTHEDAVYMFKSLKKGPVRFLVKSGRKVKRRLSWRKSPNVHEIHLTKVAGKGLGIGVVSSGSVEKKTYGIFVKYIAKGSLASKLGNLQLKDQILSINGHSLQHASLEDAYKILRALKPGTVTMVIKRGTKKEERNDNEREKRNRTLSVDKSQSEVEKSPKIETVKKSSLAALMSPAMPVHGVARTDSLQSAISLCESEDSDDDVNSMSSLTSFTSDLVDSPIVKTEEKKKKKKQKDGWFNAKDPNDSPSLLDDPENMVVSFNGTSGLLRDKTDGIKKDGHILDHVIVVRDSTGSLGLNIKIKKSVIPGNHDGVFAKSVIPGGAADKAIGSDCGGIKDGDQIVQVNDKRMEELSYNMVIVLFKNIPKKSVFVLKRKDQICNDEENEKVEFTQDKRERTRKSSFEMTNVPNLIEDQTVCKTPLIERNSVLSGSFRGEYKTQNEKHISKTTNAAPVTRTPPSSKLVSTVHSESPTSTMLQINNTELSKISSFKFTGKEGGIGVPLPESSDIPEGMNVHLIEIPKDEKSTLGVSLVGATGCCVGYFQVRRVLPGSIAEGSGLISPGDCIYSLNGIIMSNMTHPQALQALKHCGKLAKLVIFRKKTTENELQRTPHNRHVSSNVKTSPSKQNGIPGCIANEAVTPVRPPYRRRITADSTISNGSIPLLKDDDGESDVVKRDDDGFSDVKNPLLSDVKLSRKTNNKNSQVTIPTFDDDNDSVISANPSNNVSKNLPKCVAVNKRSSLGAFMIEYDKVYKGLGIDVMLDEVGECYITGVMSNGLVGADNRIRTGDILVAVNNELMSGKPISYVKGVLRNIARGKVQIIAKTSQNDNDSPRLNSRRDSVITNQENESVVSSSTNPYSVFSLPLPRDKKTKVLTSSRPSSAEIPPPPSFDHQHIQSNLMSLQANHSYDLLDSRDDVSDVASLPPAPPRPAIPRDVICRNVLHDDAENDNDSDLESMFSCIPAAPPPVTNFEMAQNTPRRTTSQPNADMLQPTKLAQIKSAMACSESSDEEEPDFDDGKSDFYIPPPPRPVLNRRETSSSDDKNFTDGHDNSSYTHEIPEKLESVRKRAYNSPKIESRKSDEFKSVKKNEPLVTVDAESAPEVNSQHDMDFNPYDVMENLRTDKPNDKSKDERAPLERKENIPPEELSASSSLTITDDEKTEIYYPKNSLYHQRKKKSLFAKLKSKLLLPSRNEEKQYDNPKQDKTKTKSRPLSALDLNDNISRSRMKMSVSQPDLTAIYTPMDDNKPSMRKADSMDDGTFRGFFHEENRKEETNLLSPGALKVKSSSLPRILSFRRPVKSKERKRAAVTTRNVSPPRTPPPPPPCSLESELPQFNIHTPLSSCGMIETRKSDEPSPYEHIDQFMFPEQQASLSETSSGIGSYAAEGPTAVRTPDGSRENLEDSFDSIDVVGRGMSCPQKKPPPPPKPINLMKGKSQSLGNLVLPPETPVRPTLKKRGSSLLALNFPPPPPTEDDESSVEKDSPASQHSDFNLSPEESPRSKMELSEKDKSDPKLQPFFMTNQVDELLRSLPTRDSEYDATEADCNYADDDGWGSEFSVSVYDGQSRLNSTDSYYLQQSPIRGTDLFLAGKPPLKSQTLPLEPTKRNKRKYNVEKEQELKSPLPIPKSKVKELRHFFNKKTTYDLKTDGDDAALTKKEKRKLIKSTPPGTFAEGLLDISEPVLVKRTTFSEMFSKEELQAYGFPKDSRSHEDIVRNAIERNNNYEKIKQYSASETNLNSLYDENDLYENPALILSPRDAGPCSPRDAGPCSPRAANYSVVSPHAAVVNSVYTEPLNDNTLNERTPVQPAGKKNPVPKPPRRGSWDTNKLLYDTAESYANLEQIKSRGSFDVIARAEHLDENLMNHEYASNVDTTLAGDDYDVCAYKNLKNYQKLMENVEEDWEEFRPVPEIPYEENFLNNNTSLSQDELDQLYAKIDFTKKIGYNPTDGDTPSHVTDGYSSDCTVYTIPEKNNSPETKEVRFEDAFSQQIDAVDGHEKKMKDKVKYFKEGVFRVELLKEPGKTLGIVITGGSDTPIKKVLVKNVLGGSVASTCEIPLKEGDEVIEVNKTTIIGCCHSEALNRLKQSPPLVQLSLRRRAHGNKKLLKQLEDNEKLAPKKLDTESYLSNVAKLSHVVQINKMNDHSSSGHNEKKLSVESFEPSESKDSKQGNIINRRLSHVLQTPPLFTKTNSKSIKQRSASACSLNTNVSVLRGNGSITSSTNRSDFSKFEIDLNKQNGRGLGIAVYGGPKHVIVDGIKVKRLVPGSVASIDGRLMTNDLITCINGKPLKGFSQGEALGFLKEIPDTILLTVQRVKEGSIVRGPSQDSPRSRREDSVPQRPHSQMDHVSSRRSRSETREISTRRSRSETRQESCTPRKRPRSLSRLSRFFRGSKESLNSSISSESEVSKFSQVKDAVSRKLSRGSSKNPIFTIYFDKTPSSNFDFTISGGRDTIYGDAPIVIESVKKGCELAKSLQVGDEIISVQGYRVEEMSRSETLDFLHELPAGRVCMTMQRR